One window from the genome of Dyadobacter sp. CECT 9275 encodes:
- a CDS encoding EboA domain-containing protein, producing MSSTIPKLLWELIEKNTTPQEADWLKEKGSAGAMELMTAFVAAPRFLAKKSIYTDLSDHSEIPGFSVHCWTLVRLARVWLLTQLDDSDQNAYIHNIETLFDTAEMNELVALYSALPVLSFPEKWLFRATDAVRSNMGLVFDAIALHNPYPEKYFTELAWNQLVLKTIFNDKPIHYIVGLKNRENPALAYTLSDFAHERWAAGRSVAPEVWRLVSSYMNEDLVSDMRRLFQSDQPSNQKAAALACHESGYVSALHLLAEYPEFEQLIASGELTWANLEITDLNTYVPQP from the coding sequence ATGTCTAGTACTATTCCGAAGCTGCTATGGGAGCTTATTGAAAAAAATACAACACCGCAGGAAGCGGACTGGCTGAAAGAAAAGGGGTCCGCCGGAGCCATGGAACTAATGACCGCCTTTGTTGCCGCACCACGGTTTCTAGCCAAAAAATCAATTTATACGGACCTATCCGACCACTCGGAAATACCCGGATTCAGCGTGCACTGCTGGACGCTGGTGCGACTTGCACGTGTGTGGCTGCTGACCCAACTGGATGACTCGGATCAGAACGCATATATCCACAACATAGAAACGCTCTTTGATACCGCTGAAATGAATGAACTGGTGGCCTTGTATTCAGCGCTGCCGGTACTATCTTTTCCAGAAAAATGGCTTTTCAGAGCAACAGATGCCGTACGCTCCAATATGGGACTGGTTTTCGATGCTATTGCGCTTCATAACCCCTACCCCGAGAAGTACTTTACTGAACTTGCATGGAACCAGCTGGTACTCAAAACGATCTTCAATGACAAGCCTATCCACTACATCGTTGGATTAAAAAACAGGGAAAATCCTGCGCTGGCCTATACGCTGTCGGACTTTGCTCATGAACGCTGGGCAGCGGGACGATCCGTTGCACCAGAAGTATGGAGGTTGGTAAGCAGCTATATGAACGAAGACCTGGTATCCGATATGCGCCGACTGTTTCAGTCGGATCAACCGTCCAATCAGAAAGCCGCTGCACTGGCATGCCATGAATCCGGATATGTTTCTGCTTTGCATCTGCTGGCAGAATACCCCGAATTTGAACAATTAATAGCGTCCGGAGAATTAACCTGGGCCAATCTAGAAATCACTGACCTGAATACCTATGTGCCTCAACCATAA
- a CDS encoding TatD family hydrolase — translation MCLNHNENSPNPSHFEESEEIATVENPDHRDIAWNDYRDLIKGMRFFDPHIHMVSRTTDDYQAMHQAGIVALIEPAFWVGQPRTGLSSFKDYYSSLVGWERFRSSQFGIKHYCTMGLNSREANNEPLAEQVMEILPLYIYKEGVVGVGEIGFDDQTAAEEKYYRLQLELAKKANLPVQIHTPHRDKKKGTERSMAIALEHGIDPSWVIVDHNNEETVKSVLDKGFWAAFTIYPFTKMGNERMVKVVEAYGPERIMVNSAADWGISDPLAIPKTAALMKMRGIPEEAIKMVTFQNAIDAFGKSGQIDVTDFESGVASDPADKFHGNSILRGGQQLNPAKDSLVIQ, via the coding sequence ATGTGCCTCAACCATAACGAAAACTCCCCAAACCCATCGCATTTTGAGGAAAGTGAAGAAATTGCAACTGTAGAAAACCCTGATCACCGCGACATCGCCTGGAATGATTACCGCGATCTGATCAAAGGAATGCGTTTTTTTGATCCGCATATTCACATGGTTTCCCGCACAACCGACGATTATCAGGCAATGCACCAGGCAGGTATAGTAGCACTGATAGAACCTGCTTTCTGGGTTGGACAACCCCGGACAGGCCTGTCCAGTTTCAAGGACTATTACAGTAGCCTTGTGGGCTGGGAAAGGTTCCGTTCTTCACAATTCGGTATCAAACATTATTGCACCATGGGTTTAAATTCCCGTGAAGCAAACAATGAGCCGCTGGCAGAGCAGGTAATGGAAATTTTGCCGCTGTACATTTATAAAGAAGGTGTGGTAGGCGTAGGTGAAATTGGCTTCGACGACCAGACCGCTGCCGAAGAAAAATACTATCGCCTTCAGCTGGAACTCGCAAAAAAAGCCAATCTTCCGGTGCAGATCCATACACCTCACCGCGACAAAAAGAAAGGGACTGAACGGAGCATGGCCATAGCGCTGGAACACGGCATTGACCCTTCCTGGGTGATTGTGGACCACAATAATGAAGAAACGGTCAAAAGCGTGCTTGACAAAGGCTTTTGGGCTGCTTTTACAATTTATCCATTTACCAAAATGGGGAATGAAAGAATGGTAAAAGTGGTTGAAGCCTATGGCCCGGAAAGGATTATGGTTAACTCCGCGGCAGACTGGGGCATTTCCGATCCCCTGGCGATCCCTAAAACGGCTGCGTTAATGAAAATGAGAGGTATCCCGGAGGAGGCCATTAAAATGGTAACTTTTCAGAATGCAATTGATGCTTTCGGAAAAAGCGGACAGATAGATGTAACGGATTTTGAATCGGGTGTGGCAAGTGACCCCGCCGACAAATTTCATGGAAATTCCATTTTACGTGGCGGACAGCAACTGAATCCCGCCAAAGATTCCCTCGTCATTCAATAA